GATACTCAAGCCAGAGAACAGGCTGGAGTGGGTACGCGGTTCGATGTGCTGCAAGCTCAGGTGAATTTAGCAAACAACCAACAACAACTGATTAATGCCATCTCGCAGCAGCAAATTGCCCGTCGTCAGCTTGCTACTACATTAAGTTTGTCACAGTCATTTAATATCACGGCCGCAGATCCTGTACAGTTAGCAGGGCTTTGGCCGCAAACGGTAGAACAAAGTATTATCCAAGCATTTCAAAATCGCCCAGAATTGCCCCAGTATTTGGCACAACGGAATATTTACGAACAACAGCGCCGTCAGGCACTCTCACAGCTAGGGCCACAAATTAGTTTGGCAAGTAGCTACAACCTGCTAGATCGGTATAACGATGGCGTTAGTGTTACTGATGGCTATTCAGTGGGACTCCAAGGAAGTTTAACTTTGTATGATGGAGGAGCCGCAAAAGCAAAGGCGGCTCAGTCGAGAGCTAATATTGCGATCGCAGAGAATCAATTTGCTAGCCAGCGCGACCAAATTCGCTTTAATGTAGAACAATATTATTCTCAATTGCAATCCAATTTGAAGAATGTGGAAACTTCGGCTGTGGCTTTAAATCAAGCCAGAGAAGCTCTGAATTTAGCAAGACTCAGGTTCCAAGCTGGCGTGGGCACTCAAACAGAGGTGATTGCTGCTGAAAATGACCTGACAACAGCAGAAGGCAATCGAGTCACAGCTATTTTGGATTACAATATCGCCCTTGCTAATTTGCAAAGTTCAGTCACTTCTAGGGCTTCGCGCTAACATCTAAACCCGTGAAAGAACGACTATGGAGCAGTAATAACCGCTACTGGGCAATGGGCTTTACTCAGAATTGCATCCACTCTGTGACCGAAGAAAACGCGACCTGTAATCATGCGGATATTACTGCCGAGAATAATGAGGTCAACTTCTTGGGTTTGAGCAAACTTGAGAATTTCCCTCTCTGGGCTGTTTCCTTGAAGAATATAGGTTGTGACATCAGCACCCAAATTGCGGCCAATTGCTGCTTGCTGTTCTAGCAGATCGTGGGCAATTTCCTTTACTGGATTTAGCGATCGCTGTTCGTAAAGAATATACTCAACCTGTGGCAAATTAATCACGTTCACGATCGTTACTAATGCCCCAGTTTGAGCAGCGATTGTACTTGCCATCTCTACAGCATTTTTACTATATTCTGTCCCCACCGTTGGCACTAAAATTTTGGTCAGCTTTTGTTGAGCAATTTTGCATATCTCGCCTTTGGGGTGGGGTAGGTGCGATTTTACTACCATCGTTGCACAAGGCGCTTCTTGTACAACCTTATCTACAAGCAAATTAAACAATGTTTTCTGGGGGCGTATCTGTTCAGAAGCTCCCAATACGATCAAGTCATAGTTTTTGTTAGCTTCATTTAAAATTACTTCCGCTTTACTACGCCCAGACTCAGTTTTTGTTTGCAAATTGGTATCAGCAGGTAGCTGCATTTCTTCAGCAATAGCAGCCAGAGCTTCCTCGGCGGCGGTATCTTTAACTTGGGTTGCTGTCCGACGGTCTTTGCTTTGAGGTTGCTTATCACTTAGGGCATATAAAGATGTCACTTCTATGGAGTTTTGGTGAGCGATGTAACCCACTAGCTGCGCCGCTAATTGGATGTTTGGGCCACCGCTAGTAGGTATTAGAACACGCTGAATCTGCTTGATGAAGCTGCGACTATCCTGTTCTTCCTGTTCCAAACGTTGAGCTTCTTCTTCACTCATCACCACCTTCGACAAACACCAGCGTAAAAGGGGTGGAGCCATTAGGGAAGTAACGATCGCTACCATGACAATAATTGAATACATCTGAGGATTCAGCACTCCCAGAGATAAACCAATGGTAGCAACCACAATTTCCATCGCCCCGCGAGCATTCATCCCGGAACCCATCGCCAAACCTTCCCAATGACTCAAGCCACCGACGCGAGAACCAAGGT
This Nostoc sp. KVJ3 DNA region includes the following protein-coding sequences:
- a CDS encoding TolC family protein, with amino-acid sequence MNFSLFFVHSTWVSVALAVALPSGIAIFFPTSAGAATPPKPQNPSSSVSVPDYLNPNPNPLQFPTKPEEVKIQATVPISLAQALELAQRNNRDLQVAILQLEGSRSALRQSQAALLPTLGINGSVTNTGNGFTSSSSPASTSFNGSAQLNYNLYTSGNRQATIQAAEEQVHVDEFNVETQSLTVRLNATTQYYNLQQADEQVRINQSAVENAQASLRDTQAREQAGVGTRFDVLQAQVNLANNQQQLINAISQQQIARRQLATTLSLSQSFNITAADPVQLAGLWPQTVEQSIIQAFQNRPELPQYLAQRNIYEQQRRQALSQLGPQISLASSYNLLDRYNDGVSVTDGYSVGLQGSLTLYDGGAAKAKAAQSRANIAIAENQFASQRDQIRFNVEQYYSQLQSNLKNVETSAVALNQAREALNLARLRFQAGVGTQTEVIAAENDLTTAEGNRVTAILDYNIALANLQSSVTSRASR
- a CDS encoding cation:proton antiporter — translated: MLVPILAAQKVAGDGVIKPLGHHELLLVLVQLSLLLLVARGLGELMRRINLPPVVGELLAGVLLGPSLFGLLLPDLQAHIFPKNQEQSDLLSVISWLGVLFLLIVTGLETDLKLILRKGKTALLISLGGIIVPFITGFGLGWLLPDSFLANPEKRLVFSLFIATAMSISAVPVIAKVLMDLNLIRRDIGQVTLAAGMTDDTIGWILLSVVSGLASSGKFDFGTIFHSVSAAILFLAIAFTIGRTIVDQILRWVDDYIGGISASISAVLILSLSAAALTHALGLEAALGAFVLGILAGQSRRFSNEAGHLLEVFTAAFLAPIFFAGAGLKVNLLTLLVPQTLLFGLIVLAVACVGKFTGAYLGSRVGGLSHWEGLAMGSGMNARGAMEIVVATIGLSLGVLNPQMYSIIVMVAIVTSLMAPPLLRWCLSKVVMSEEEAQRLEQEEQDSRSFIKQIQRVLIPTSGGPNIQLAAQLVGYIAHQNSIEVTSLYALSDKQPQSKDRRTATQVKDTAAEEALAAIAEEMQLPADTNLQTKTESGRSKAEVILNEANKNYDLIVLGASEQIRPQKTLFNLLVDKVVQEAPCATMVVKSHLPHPKGEICKIAQQKLTKILVPTVGTEYSKNAVEMASTIAAQTGALVTIVNVINLPQVEYILYEQRSLNPVKEIAHDLLEQQAAIGRNLGADVTTYILQGNSPEREILKFAQTQEVDLIILGSNIRMITGRVFFGHRVDAILSKAHCPVAVITAP